The DNA window GGAGCAGAAGGTTGTCAGTGAAGGATTGGATATCATTCTGGCGCTCGACATTTCCGGCAGTATGAAGGCCGAGGATTTTCAGCCGAAGAACCGTTTAGATGCGGCAAAGATCGTGGCCGGCGATTTTATCCTCGGCCGGCCTGAAGACCGGATCGGTCTCGTTGTCTTCGCCGCGGATAGTTATACTCAATGCCCGCTGACGGTCGATCATAAACTGCTATTGGAACTTGTGGACAATGTTACTTTTGGAGAGATCAGGGATGGAACAGCGATCGGAATGGCCTTGGCGAACTCCCTCGCCCGTCTAAAAGATATCCCGGCGCCGTCAAAGGTCGTCATTCTTCTGACCGATGGGCAGAACAATTCCGGCACCATCGATCCCTTGACCAGCGCCTCCATGGCAAAGGCTTTGGGCGTGCGTGTTTATACAATCGGAGTGGGAACGCTTGGTGAGGCGCCCTACCCGGTCGATGATCCGATCCTGGGGCGGCATTATGTGAATGTTCCCTCCGCCGTCGATGACGTGACGCTGCAGGCGATCGCTGATTCCACAGGGGGGCGCTACTATCGGGCGACCGATTCCCGAACCCTGGAGATGATCTTTTCAGAAATTGATCAACTCGAACTGCGGCCGCAGGAGATGATCGAACATATTTCCAGAAAGGATGTCGGGGTCTGGGCGATTTGGCCGGCGCTGGGTTGCCTGATGTTGCAGGGATTCCTGACGGCCTTTTGGTTCCGGAGGTTGCCATGAGATTCGTCCATCCGGAAATCCTCTGGCTCCTCGGTTTGATGCCGTTCTTTATCGGTGGGCTGATTTTGATCGAGCGCCGGCGGCGGGCGCGTCTCCGCCGCTTCGCCGGGGAAGGGGGGATGGACCGCCTCCTTCGCCATCTCGATCCTTGGGGTGAAATTCGGCGCGGTTGTCTCGCCGTCATCGCCACCGTGCTGTTGATCCTTGCGGCGGCGCGGCCCCAGGTTCCCGCCGGAAAGGTTCCCGTCACCCGCAGCGGCCGCGATGTGGCCATTGTCCTGGATGTCTCCACCAGCATGCTGGCGGAGGATCTTCCCTCCGGGCGGCTCGCCTATGCGCGCCGCGTCCTGAAATCCTGCCTTGATCGCATGTCGGGAGACCGGGTCGGATTGGTGGCCTTCGCCGGCGAAGCTTATGTGCAATGTCCTCTCACTCTGGATCGTACGGCCTTGTACATATTTCTCGATGCTCTCAGCACCGATTTGGTGGGGCAGCCGGGCACGGCCTTGGCCGCGGCGCTCCGCAAGGGCATGGAGGTTGTGGGTGATCAGGACGACCGGACGCGGGTTATCCTGCTCCTGTCCGATGCGGAAGATCATCAGGGGGAAGTCGAAAACGTTTTAACCGAATTAAGGAACAGCGGCATACGGGTCGTCGCCGTGGGAATGGGCTCCCCGGAGGGTGAGCCGATCCCGATCCCCGCCGGCGATGGCCGGACGGAGCACAAGCGTGATACTGAAGGCCGCATCGTGATGACGCGCCTTAATGAAACGCTCCTGGGGGAGTTTGCCAAAGAGACGGGGGGCTTTTATGTTCGGGCTACGGGCAGCGGCGCGGAGGTCGATGTTCTCATGAAGTATATCGACGCATTGGAAGAGGGTGAGGTGGAAGGAGGAATTCGGATCATTTATCGCGATCGATACGGCGAGCTTGTTGTTCCGGCCCTGATACTCCTCATTCTGAGAATCCTTCTGGGCATCCGGCGCCAGGGCAAAAGACATCACAAAAAAGGGAGCCGCGCCCTGAATTCGGTGGCAAAAGCCTCCCTGATTCTGTTGTGCCTCGCGACGGGACTTATCGCTGATGAGGGCACGAGTGACGATCCCCTCAAGCTCTACGAAGAGGGCCGGATGGATGAAGCCCAGTCCCGCTTGCAAGAACTGAGACAGGATCATCCCAAGGATCCGCGGATCCCCTATAACCTCGGGAATGTGGCCTATCGGGCGCAGGATTACCCGACGGCAGTGACGCAGTTTGACGGCGCCTCCAGCCTGTCGGGGGGGAATGCCGCGATTCAGGCGCGATCACTCTACAATCGAGGATGCGCCCAATACCGCTCCGGGGATATGGAGGGAGCGGTGGAGTCATTCCGGGCGGGGCTTCTGCTCGATCCGGGAGATGAAGATGCCAAGGTGAATTTGGAATTCCTGTTGCGCCAAATGGATCAGCAACAGCAGCAACAGCAGCAACAGCAGCAGCAGGAGCCATCCGAGAACGGGGCGTCCGATCCATCACAAGAAGGCGCCCCGCCCGATTCCTCCTCGCAGAGAGATCCGTCGCAGCAGGACCAGCAACAGGACCAGCAGCAGAATCAGCAACAGGACCAGCAACAGGACCAGCAGCAGAATCAGCAACAACAGCCTCCCGAATCTGAGGACGAAAAGAAGGACTCGGCGGAGTCTCAAAATCAGCAAGAGGAGCCGAAGGGAGCAGAGCCCACACCCTCGGAGATCCTCCAGCAGGATATCGGGCGTCTTCTTGAAAGCCTGGCCCTGCAGGAGAAAACGATCCAGGCTGAG is part of the Candidatus Eisenbacteria bacterium genome and encodes:
- a CDS encoding VWA domain-containing protein, whose product is MNFGQPGFLLLLLLVPLLIVVRRTLRLRGGVLFSDVDLIKGLPIGRARLAWIPGVLEFTTLILLVIALAHPQKGESEQKVVSEGLDIILALDISGSMKAEDFQPKNRLDAAKIVAGDFILGRPEDRIGLVVFAADSYTQCPLTVDHKLLLELVDNVTFGEIRDGTAIGMALANSLARLKDIPAPSKVVILLTDGQNNSGTIDPLTSASMAKALGVRVYTIGVGTLGEAPYPVDDPILGRHYVNVPSAVDDVTLQAIADSTGGRYYRATDSRTLEMIFSEIDQLELRPQEMIEHISRKDVGVWAIWPALGCLMLQGFLTAFWFRRLP
- a CDS encoding VWA domain-containing protein, which encodes MRFVHPEILWLLGLMPFFIGGLILIERRRRARLRRFAGEGGMDRLLRHLDPWGEIRRGCLAVIATVLLILAAARPQVPAGKVPVTRSGRDVAIVLDVSTSMLAEDLPSGRLAYARRVLKSCLDRMSGDRVGLVAFAGEAYVQCPLTLDRTALYIFLDALSTDLVGQPGTALAAALRKGMEVVGDQDDRTRVILLLSDAEDHQGEVENVLTELRNSGIRVVAVGMGSPEGEPIPIPAGDGRTEHKRDTEGRIVMTRLNETLLGEFAKETGGFYVRATGSGAEVDVLMKYIDALEEGEVEGGIRIIYRDRYGELVVPALILLILRILLGIRRQGKRHHKKGSRALNSVAKASLILLCLATGLIADEGTSDDPLKLYEEGRMDEAQSRLQELRQDHPKDPRIPYNLGNVAYRAQDYPTAVTQFDGASSLSGGNAAIQARSLYNRGCAQYRSGDMEGAVESFRAGLLLDPGDEDAKVNLEFLLRQMDQQQQQQQQQQQQEPSENGASDPSQEGAPPDSSSQRDPSQQDQQQDQQQNQQQDQQQDQQQNQQQQPPESEDEKKDSAESQNQQEEPKGAEPTPSEILQQDIGRLLESLALQEKTIQAERMKARLKSVTVAKDW